The segment TGATGTCGTGGGCACCCTCCACCGGCACGTCGCAGACCGGGGCGCAATCCACCGTCACGCCGCAGTCCGCCAGCATCTGCGCCAGCAGCCGGGCGTTGATCCGGGCGGCCTCCCGCCCGGCGGCAGCGTCGCGGGCCGCGAGGTCGCCGAACGCGCGCATCGGCGGAAAGGCCGGCCAGTGCGGCGGGCGCATGCGGGCCACCCGCCCGCCCTCCTGGTCGATCAGCACCGGCGCGTCGGCGCGGCCCACCGCCGCGCGCATCTCCGCCACCAGCGCGCGGACCTGCTCCGGCGTGTCGCAATTGCGCCGGAACAAAATGAAGCCCAGCGGATCGGCGTCGCGGAAGAAGGCGCGCTCGTCCGTGGTCAGGGCGGTGCCGGCGGCGCCGAACACCACGGCGCGATGGGGCGCGCGGTCGTGTTCGGTCACGGCGTGAGCGTTTGGCAAGGCCGGATCAGGGACGGACAACCACACACCCCACATTCTGGGACTTGAGCTGGGCGCAGACCGACTTGGCGCGCTCCTCGTCGAGGCCGACGCCCTGGATGCGGTAGAAGATGCCCTTCTCGCCCAGATCGGCCTTGGCGACCTGCATGGACAGACCGCCGAGCGCCGCGCCGTAGCGGCTGGTCAGGCGCTTCCATTCCGTCGATGCCTCGGCTTCGCTGCGCACCGCGGCGAGCTGGACGCGCCAGTTTCCCCCACCCGACGCCTTCGCCGGAGCGGGTGCCGGCTGCGGAGCCGGGGCGGCGGCCACCGGCGGCGCAGGCTGCGGCTTGGGCGCCGCGGCGGGCGGCGTCTGAGGAGGCGTCTGGGCCTGCGGCGGAGCCGGAGCCGGCTTGGCAGTGGGCGGCGCGGGCTGCGGCTTGGGCGCCGGAGCCGCCGGTGCCGGGGCCGGAAGGGCGGCCACGGCGGGCGGCGGAGCCGGAGCGGCGGCGGGCGGCGCCCCCTCACTGTCCTGGCGCGGCACCGTGGTGGTGGAGCCCGGCGGGGGCGGCGGCAGTTGGGCCACCGCGGGCGCCTCCGGCAGGGTCGGCGACGGCGGCAACTGGGGGGCCACGACCGGCCGCGGCAGCGGCTCCTCCGGCGGCGGCAGCAGGCGTTCGATCTGCGACTTCGACCCACGGTCGTTCAGCCGCTCATAGACCAGCTTGTCCTGGTGCGGCACCTCCATGCCGCCGGGCTGCTCCGGGCGGGCCTTGGTCGGCGCACTGTCGGCCGTCAGCAGCGGCGGGCCGCCGTCCGGCGTGCTCTGCCCCTTGCCGCTGTAGACCACGACGATGGCGCCGGCGAAGGCCACGATGCCGACCACCGCCAGACCGAGGCCGAGCAGACCGCGCCGACCTCCCCGCTGCGGCGGCGTGCCGTAGGGATCGCTGGCGTAGTTGGCATCGCCCTCATACCTCATGACCGCAATTCCTCCACCGGCTCCACGCCCATCACGGCGAGGCCGGAGGCGATCACCGTGGCGACCGCGCTGACCAGCGCCAGACGGGCCACCGTCACCTCCTCGTCACCCTCGATCAGGAAGCGCAGACTGGTGTCGTCGCGGCCCTTGTTCCACAGCGCGTGGAAGTCGCTGGCGAGGTCGTAGAGGTAGAAGGCCACGCGGTGCGGCTCATGCGCCTCGGCGGCGGATTCGACCAAGCGCGGCCAGGTCGCCATGCGCTTGGCCAGCGCCATCTCCTCCTCGCTGTCGAGGCGGGCGAGGTTGGCCCTGGCGGCCAGCGCCGCCAGCGACAGGTCGGCCCCCGGCAACGCCGTCGCGGCGTGACGCAGCACCGAGCGGCAGCGGGCGTGGGCGTACTGCACGTAGAAGACCGGGTTGTCCTTCGACTGCTCGACGACCTTGGCGAAGTCGAAATCCAGAGTCTGGTCGTTGCGGCGGGTCAGCATGATGAAGCGGACGACGTCGCGGCCAACCTCCTCGATCACGTCGCGCAGCGTCACGAAGGTGCCGGCGCGCTTGGACATCTTCACCGGCTCGCCATTCTTCATCAGATGGACGAGCTGGCACAGCTTCACGTCCAGCGACGCCTTGCCCTCGGTGATCGCCGTGGTCGCCGCCTGCATGCGCTTGACGTAGCCGCCATGGTCGGCTCCCCACACGTCGATCTGCAGGTCGAAGCCGCGGCGGTGCTTGTCGTAGTGATAGGCGATGTCGTTGGAGAAGTAGGTGAAGGAACCGTCCGACTTCTTCAGCGGGCGGTCGACGTCGTCGCCAAAGTCGGTGGACTTGAACAGGGTCTGCGGACGCGGCTCCCAGTCGTCGGGCTTCTTGCCCTTCGGCGGCTCCAGCACGCCGACGTAGATCAGGCCGCGGTCCTCCAGCGCCTTCAGCGCCGTGTCCACCGCCCCGGCCTTCACCAGCGCGCGTTCGGAGCTGTAGACGTCCATGCGGACCCCGAGGACGCCGAGGTCCTCCTTGATCCATTCCATGATCGTGGCGATGGCGAAGTCACGGCAGGCCGGCAGCCAGTCGGCCTCGTCCGCGCCGACCCACTTGTTGCCGTCGCGCTCGGCCAGGGCCTGCCCGACCTCCTTCAAATACTCGCCGGGATAGAGGCCCGCCGGAATCTCGCCGATGTCCTCGCCCAGCGCCTCGCGGTAGCGCAGGAAGGTCGAGCGGCCCAGCACATCGACCTGGGCGCCGGCGTCGTTGATGTAATATTCACGGGCGACGGCGTAGCCGGCCTTCTCCAGCAGCGCGGCCAGCGCGTCGCCGAACACGGCGCCGCGGCCGTGGGCCGCGTGCAGCGGGCCGGTGGGGTTGGCCGACACGTATTCGACGTTCACCGGACGCTTGCCACCCAGCGTGCTCTCGCCATAGGCGGTGCCGGCGGTCAGCACGTCGCGGATGCGGTCGCGCCAGACGTCGGCCGTCAGGCGCAGGTTCACGAAGCCCGGACCGGCGATCTCGGCGCTCGCCACGTCGGGGCGGGTCTTCAGCTTCGCCACCAGCAGCTCGGCCAGCGCACGCGGCGGCTTGCCCGCCGGCTTGGCCAGGATCATCGCCGCGTTGGTCGACAGGTCGCCGTGCGCCGCCTCGCGCGGCGGCTCCACCGTCAGGCGCGCGGTGTCGAGCCCCGCCGGGATCTGGCCCTCGGCGGCCAGCTCGTCCAGCAGCTTGCGGATGTCGTTCTCGAAGACCTTGAAGATGTTCATCGTTTCAATTCTTGCTTTAGGTCTGGGCCGTTTCGGTCTTAGCCGTTCAGGTCTTGGCGTCCATGTCGAACAGGCGGGCGTATTCGGCGAGCGCGTAGCGGTCGGTCATCCCGGCGATGTAGTCGGCGACCAGCCGCGCCAGCACCGTCCGGTCCCCCTGCCCTCCCTGCTTCGCGACATCCTCCTGCCACTGCGTCGGCAGGGTGTTCGGCTCGGCCATGAACAGGTCGAACAGGGCAGCGACCACCCGCTTGCACTTGCTCATTTCCCGGTTGACCCGGTAATGGCGGTACATGCGCTGTTTCAGGAAGGCGCGCAAGGGCCGCTGCGCCTCGAACATCGCAGGGGAGAAGCTGACGACCGCCTCCGGCAGGGCGCGCAGCTCGGCGGCGCTGCCCGGACGGTGGCGGTCCAGCCGCTCCCGCGTCTCGGCCAGCAGGTCGACGATCATGTTGTTGATCATCCGTCGGATCGTCTCGTGGATCAGGCGGGAGCGCTCCAGCCCCGGA is part of the Azospirillum baldaniorum genome and harbors:
- a CDS encoding SPOR domain-containing protein, whose product is MRYEGDANYASDPYGTPPQRGGRRGLLGLGLAVVGIVAFAGAIVVVYSGKGQSTPDGGPPLLTADSAPTKARPEQPGGMEVPHQDKLVYERLNDRGSKSQIERLLPPPEEPLPRPVVAPQLPPSPTLPEAPAVAQLPPPPPGSTTTVPRQDSEGAPPAAAPAPPPAVAALPAPAPAAPAPKPQPAPPTAKPAPAPPQAQTPPQTPPAAAPKPQPAPPVAAAPAPQPAPAPAKASGGGNWRVQLAAVRSEAEASTEWKRLTSRYGAALGGLSMQVAKADLGEKGIFYRIQGVGLDEERAKSVCAQLKSQNVGCVVVRP
- the argS gene encoding arginine--tRNA ligase — translated: MNIFKVFENDIRKLLDELAAEGQIPAGLDTARLTVEPPREAAHGDLSTNAAMILAKPAGKPPRALAELLVAKLKTRPDVASAEIAGPGFVNLRLTADVWRDRIRDVLTAGTAYGESTLGGKRPVNVEYVSANPTGPLHAAHGRGAVFGDALAALLEKAGYAVAREYYINDAGAQVDVLGRSTFLRYREALGEDIGEIPAGLYPGEYLKEVGQALAERDGNKWVGADEADWLPACRDFAIATIMEWIKEDLGVLGVRMDVYSSERALVKAGAVDTALKALEDRGLIYVGVLEPPKGKKPDDWEPRPQTLFKSTDFGDDVDRPLKKSDGSFTYFSNDIAYHYDKHRRGFDLQIDVWGADHGGYVKRMQAATTAITEGKASLDVKLCQLVHLMKNGEPVKMSKRAGTFVTLRDVIEEVGRDVVRFIMLTRRNDQTLDFDFAKVVEQSKDNPVFYVQYAHARCRSVLRHAATALPGADLSLAALAARANLARLDSEEEMALAKRMATWPRLVESAAEAHEPHRVAFYLYDLASDFHALWNKGRDDTSLRFLIEGDEEVTVARLALVSAVATVIASGLAVMGVEPVEELRS